One window of Cohnella hashimotonis genomic DNA carries:
- a CDS encoding multi antimicrobial extrusion protein MatE — MPEHPERVSLRTLFLFFIPLGVSAVLINLSHVIINGTLARADDPELVIAGYATAMSLLTVSERPAVLFRETCSALVRDRVSYRAILKVAFIVFGASLVFGAMIGYTPVGTLVFAGAYGAEPEVADAAVNVYHVLMFLSIFSGIRCLYQGVIIYKMRTRWLTIGMVFRLGGMFLMAQYIMHIGVTSSTQGAVIFVFGMMIEAFVSWLEGRNLARKLPPESPECEVQSPRQILRFYNPLLFSSFIVVWVPPILNALLGNTDRGTLSISSFAVAGSLTNLCLGFFTYFHQIALQFYRTDPGQVKRFVLLIGFTPAILLTTFAFTPAGEWMLTHLLGVEGRLLTESMVALRGFIPFVLIFPWLDTLNGIILSKGQTKLMFGSQTGNAVVTTALIVVLTISLPAWTGILGALAQSGGMIAELGLLYWLFRRAMKTEVLDTLTAMPGEDTAR, encoded by the coding sequence TTGCCTGAACATCCTGAACGCGTATCGCTAAGAACGCTCTTTTTATTTTTCATCCCGCTAGGCGTTTCCGCCGTGCTGATCAACCTGTCGCATGTCATCATCAACGGCACGCTAGCGCGGGCCGACGACCCCGAGCTGGTCATCGCCGGTTATGCGACGGCCATGAGCTTGCTTACGGTCAGCGAACGGCCCGCCGTGCTGTTCCGCGAGACCTGCTCCGCCCTCGTTCGCGACCGCGTATCTTATCGGGCCATTCTGAAGGTCGCCTTCATCGTATTCGGCGCTTCGCTCGTTTTCGGCGCGATGATCGGGTATACGCCCGTCGGCACGCTCGTTTTCGCAGGCGCTTACGGCGCCGAGCCGGAAGTCGCCGACGCGGCGGTTAACGTCTACCATGTCCTGATGTTTCTCAGCATTTTTTCGGGCATCCGCTGCCTGTATCAAGGGGTTATCATCTATAAAATGAGAACGCGTTGGCTGACCATCGGCATGGTGTTCCGCCTAGGCGGCATGTTCCTGATGGCGCAATATATTATGCATATCGGCGTTACCAGTTCTACGCAAGGCGCCGTCATCTTCGTGTTCGGCATGATGATCGAGGCTTTCGTCAGCTGGCTTGAAGGCAGAAACCTCGCGCGCAAGCTGCCGCCGGAATCGCCCGAATGCGAGGTGCAGAGCCCCCGTCAGATTTTGCGTTTTTACAATCCGCTTCTCTTCTCCTCTTTTATTGTCGTGTGGGTGCCTCCCATATTGAACGCCTTGCTGGGCAATACGGACCGCGGCACGCTGTCTATCTCATCGTTCGCGGTGGCGGGAAGCCTTACCAACCTTTGCCTGGGCTTTTTTACTTACTTCCACCAGATCGCGCTGCAATTCTATCGGACCGATCCGGGTCAGGTCAAACGATTCGTTCTGCTCATCGGCTTTACGCCGGCCATTCTGCTGACCACATTCGCTTTTACCCCTGCCGGCGAATGGATGCTGACGCATTTGCTGGGCGTTGAGGGCAGACTGCTTACCGAGAGTATGGTCGCGCTCCGCGGCTTTATTCCCTTCGTGCTGATCTTCCCCTGGCTCGACACGCTGAACGGCATTATCCTTTCCAAAGGCCAAACGAAGCTGATGTTCGGTTCGCAGACGGGCAATGCCGTCGTGACAACGGCGCTTATCGTCGTGCTGACGATATCGCTTCCCGCCTGGACAGGCATACTCGGGGCCTTGGCCCAGTCGGGGGGCATGATCGCTGAGCTCGGACTGCTTTATTGGTTGTTCAGGCGCGCCATGAAAACCGAAGTTCTAGACACGTTAACGGCTATGCCGGGAGAGGATACAGCCAGATGA
- a CDS encoding tetraprenyl-beta-curcumene synthase family protein encodes MVRVYRYILPEVKIALDGWKDRANGIPDPELRKQALASIASKKFHCQGGAVYAAANLGKRDVLIPLIVALQTISDYLDNLCDRSTSLDPADFRLLHESMLDAVTPGAPIRNYYALRREQDDGGYLAALVERCQTCTASLPAYGSVQAHVRELVSLYGDLQVYKHIAHDRREEALLTWWELHESRHPGLLWNEFAAATGSTLGMFMLFLAASEEEQSPGMGREIAESYFPSINGLHILLDYLIDQAEDEQGGDLNFCSYYDDQQQLNERLLRMVRSARASADRLPASRFHRMIVEGLVALYLSDPKVKGQGRVRQTAKQLMKGSPWTRLFFWLNSHLIRKAM; translated from the coding sequence ATGGTCCGCGTTTACAGGTATATCCTGCCCGAAGTGAAAATCGCGTTGGACGGTTGGAAGGACCGGGCGAATGGCATACCCGATCCGGAACTGCGCAAGCAAGCGCTCGCCAGCATCGCCTCCAAGAAGTTTCACTGTCAGGGCGGGGCCGTATACGCAGCGGCGAATCTCGGCAAGAGGGACGTGCTCATTCCTCTCATCGTCGCGCTGCAGACGATCAGCGATTACTTGGACAATTTATGCGACAGGAGCACTTCGCTCGACCCGGCGGACTTCAGGCTGCTGCACGAGAGCATGCTGGACGCCGTGACGCCAGGAGCGCCGATTCGCAATTATTACGCGCTGCGCAGGGAACAGGACGACGGCGGTTATCTGGCAGCGCTCGTGGAGCGCTGCCAGACATGCACGGCATCATTACCGGCTTACGGTTCGGTGCAAGCGCATGTGAGAGAGCTCGTCTCCTTGTACGGCGATCTGCAGGTGTACAAGCATATTGCGCACGACCGGAGGGAAGAGGCGCTGCTGACTTGGTGGGAGCTCCACGAATCTCGCCATCCGGGCCTTCTCTGGAACGAGTTCGCAGCCGCTACCGGCTCTACGCTGGGGATGTTCATGCTGTTCCTCGCCGCCAGCGAAGAAGAACAGTCGCCGGGCATGGGGCGCGAGATCGCGGAGAGCTATTTTCCATCGATCAACGGCCTTCATATTTTGCTCGACTATCTCATCGATCAGGCGGAGGACGAGCAAGGCGGCGATCTTAATTTTTGCAGCTATTACGACGATCAGCAGCAATTGAACGAGCGCCTGCTGCGCATGGTCAGAAGCGCGCGCGCCTCGGCGGACCGATTGCCCGCGTCACGCTTTCACCGGATGATCGTGGAAGGTCTGGTCGCGCTGTACTTGTCCGATCCGAAGGTCAAGGGCCAGGGCCGCGTGCGGCAGACAGCGAAGCAATTGATGAAGGGCAGTCCTTGGACGCGGTTGTTTTTCTGGCTCAACAGCCATCTCATACGCAAAGCGATGTAA
- the pfkA gene encoding 6-phosphofructokinase: MGAVQKIAVLTSGGDSQGMNAAVRAVVRSALFRGLEVYGVQRGYQGLLNEDLRQMDLRSVGDIIQRGGTILQTARCKEFLTPEGQQRGADVLRKHGIDGLVVIGGDGSYQGANKLSKLGIKTMGLPGTIDNDIPFTDVTIGFDTATSIVVDAINKLRDTMTSHERSSVVEVMGRHCGDIALYAGLASGAESILVPEVPFDIREISQRMRENFQNGKRHSIVIVAEGVCGGDEIARQITEHSGIEPRVTVLGHIQRGGSPTHNDRILASRLGDFAVERLEAGDSAKGCGIVKGQLVTTDIDTVVSTKKSFDMDLYNLAIRLAQ, encoded by the coding sequence ATGGGAGCAGTTCAAAAAATCGCAGTATTAACGAGCGGTGGAGATTCTCAGGGGATGAATGCGGCCGTGCGGGCCGTCGTCCGCAGCGCGCTGTTCCGGGGACTTGAAGTGTACGGCGTTCAGCGCGGATACCAGGGACTTCTAAACGAAGATCTGCGCCAAATGGACCTTCGCAGCGTTGGCGATATCATCCAGCGCGGCGGTACGATTTTGCAGACGGCTCGCTGCAAGGAATTCCTGACGCCGGAAGGCCAGCAGCGCGGCGCAGACGTGCTGCGCAAGCACGGGATCGACGGCCTGGTCGTTATCGGCGGCGATGGCTCCTACCAAGGCGCCAACAAGCTGAGCAAGCTAGGCATCAAGACGATGGGGCTGCCGGGTACGATCGACAACGACATTCCGTTCACCGACGTCACGATCGGCTTCGATACGGCGACCAGCATCGTCGTAGATGCGATCAACAAGCTGCGTGACACGATGACCTCGCATGAGCGTTCGTCGGTCGTCGAGGTCATGGGCCGTCACTGCGGCGACATCGCCCTGTATGCCGGTCTTGCCAGCGGCGCCGAATCGATTCTCGTGCCGGAGGTGCCTTTCGACATTCGGGAGATCTCTCAGCGCATGCGGGAGAACTTTCAGAACGGCAAGCGCCATAGTATCGTCATCGTCGCGGAAGGCGTGTGCGGCGGCGACGAGATCGCTCGCCAGATCACCGAACACAGCGGCATCGAACCTCGCGTGACGGTCCTCGGCCACATTCAGCGCGGCGGATCCCCGACGCACAACGACCGGATCCTGGCCAGCCGGCTCGGCGACTTTGCGGTCGAACGGCTTGAAGCAGGCGATTCGGCCAAGGGGTGCGGCATCGTGAAGGGCCAACTCGTGACGACCGATATCGATACCGTCGTTTCCACGAAGAAATCGTTCGACATGGACTTGTATAATCTGGCGATCCGGCTCGCGCAATAA
- a CDS encoding putative glycoside hydrolase, whose protein sequence is MSVLLTLLLLLQSAWGHPQQKPENANSLSSLWQVAWSNLGKSQSNGGTVTTPATTPVNGEPSGGETDKPPKDPQPDAPKVKGVYVTAYSAGGERMATLLDLLDKTALNAMVIDIKDDLGYITYKTDNPELQKLGTPMRFIKDIGALMDTLKKHEVYPIARIVVFKDSVLAKKHPELSFVTANGSVWQNGKKDSFVNPYRKEVWDYNIAVAKEAAKLGFKEIQFDYVRFPEGFEKKADSLKFTKSDESRTDVVSGFVEYAKEQLEPLGVRVSVDIFGYAASVPAADGIGQDFGKISSHVDVISPMIYPSHYSTGWFKQTDPDKAPYATIKGAMVDTHKKLDPLADAKPVIRPWIQDFTASWLGSGHYIKYGATEVQAQIKALHESGVDEYLLWNATNRYTSGVQY, encoded by the coding sequence ATGAGTGTGCTATTGACGCTGCTGCTGCTTCTCCAATCGGCGTGGGGACATCCGCAGCAAAAACCGGAAAACGCAAACAGTTTGAGCAGCTTGTGGCAAGTGGCATGGAGCAATTTGGGAAAGTCGCAATCGAACGGCGGCACTGTTACGACGCCGGCGACAACGCCGGTAAACGGCGAACCAAGCGGAGGAGAAACCGACAAACCTCCTAAGGATCCGCAGCCCGATGCACCCAAGGTAAAGGGCGTATACGTCACGGCCTACAGTGCCGGCGGCGAGCGAATGGCGACTTTGCTCGATCTGCTCGACAAAACGGCGTTAAACGCCATGGTCATCGACATTAAGGACGACCTGGGGTACATCACGTACAAGACCGATAACCCCGAATTGCAAAAGCTCGGCACGCCGATGCGATTCATCAAGGATATCGGCGCTCTGATGGACACACTTAAGAAACACGAGGTGTATCCGATCGCCCGGATCGTTGTCTTCAAAGACTCGGTGCTGGCGAAAAAGCATCCCGAGCTGTCGTTCGTAACGGCGAACGGAAGCGTCTGGCAGAACGGGAAAAAAGACAGCTTTGTCAATCCGTACCGAAAAGAAGTGTGGGACTACAATATCGCCGTCGCCAAAGAAGCCGCCAAACTTGGCTTCAAGGAAATCCAGTTCGATTACGTGCGATTCCCGGAAGGCTTCGAGAAAAAGGCGGACAGTCTCAAGTTCACGAAATCGGACGAATCCCGCACGGACGTCGTATCCGGCTTCGTCGAGTATGCCAAAGAACAGCTGGAACCGCTCGGGGTTCGCGTATCGGTCGATATTTTCGGCTATGCGGCCTCCGTGCCGGCCGCCGATGGCATCGGCCAAGATTTCGGCAAGATCTCGTCCCACGTAGACGTCATCAGCCCGATGATCTATCCGAGCCATTACAGTACCGGCTGGTTCAAGCAGACCGATCCCGACAAAGCGCCGTACGCCACGATCAAAGGCGCGATGGTCGATACGCACAAAAAGCTCGATCCGCTCGCGGACGCCAAGCCCGTCATTCGCCCCTGGATTCAGGACTTCACGGCCAGCTGGCTCGGGAGCGGACATTACATCAAGTACGGAGCAACGGAAGTGCAAGCGCAGATCAAAGCCCTGCACGAGAGCGGCGTAGACGAGTATCTTCTGTGGAACGCGACCAATCGCTATACGTCGGGCGTACAATACTAG
- a CDS encoding DEAD/DEAH box helicase: MSKFTDFGLESDVLQAISQLGYEDATPIQSQAIPVALSGRDMIGQAQTGTGKTAAFGIPLVSKIQASEDRIVTLVMTPTRELAIQVAEEIEKLGRFKGLRSLAIYGGQDIGRQIRGLRRKPQIIIGTPGRLLDHINRKTIKLEDVQTVVLDEADEMLDMGFMEDIQSILSLVPAERQTLLFSATMPANIQRLAQQFLRTPEHISVIPKTSTTASSIQQFYVEVQERMKFDALCRLLDMEPPELAIVFGRTKRRVAELSEALMKRGYAADGLHGDLSQNQRDAVMRKFRDGSIAVLVATDVAARGLDVSGVTHVINFDLPQDPESYTHRIGRTGRAGKEGTSWSFVTYREMEHLHFIERVTRFRIAKKALPTVAEAVEGKQRVIADRLIEAVSAEDADLDSFKGIATELLERHDSVELLSAAIKLLAGDKNDVAVELTPEDPIRSKKRKFGDRGGSGGGYGGQRRSGYGSGGQSGGGYRGGSSSGGGYRGGSGGGYGGGQGGRSSGSSSSYGNRKPYSGDSRREDSYRDGGRQGGGRREDSRGSRSEDFVNI, from the coding sequence TTGAGTAAATTTACGGATTTTGGTTTAGAAAGTGATGTCCTGCAAGCAATTTCCCAGCTCGGATACGAAGACGCTACGCCGATTCAGAGCCAGGCGATCCCTGTCGCCCTTAGCGGCCGCGACATGATCGGCCAGGCGCAGACGGGGACGGGCAAGACGGCCGCCTTCGGCATTCCGCTGGTCAGCAAGATCCAAGCTTCCGAAGACCGCATCGTGACGCTCGTCATGACGCCGACTCGCGAGCTCGCTATTCAGGTGGCCGAAGAGATCGAAAAGCTCGGCCGTTTCAAGGGGCTTCGCTCCCTCGCGATCTACGGCGGTCAGGATATCGGACGCCAGATTCGCGGCCTGAGACGCAAACCACAAATTATTATCGGCACGCCGGGCCGTTTGCTTGACCATATCAACCGCAAGACGATCAAGCTGGAGGACGTTCAGACAGTCGTTCTTGACGAAGCCGACGAAATGCTCGACATGGGCTTCATGGAAGATATTCAATCGATTCTGAGCCTTGTACCGGCCGAGCGCCAGACACTGCTCTTCTCCGCCACGATGCCCGCTAACATCCAGAGGCTGGCTCAGCAATTCCTTCGCACGCCCGAACATATCTCGGTCATTCCGAAGACGTCTACGACGGCCAGCTCCATCCAGCAGTTTTATGTCGAAGTGCAAGAGCGCATGAAGTTTGACGCATTGTGCCGCCTTCTCGACATGGAACCGCCGGAACTCGCGATCGTTTTCGGCCGCACCAAGCGCCGTGTTGCCGAGCTGTCCGAAGCGCTGATGAAGCGCGGATACGCGGCCGACGGGCTCCACGGCGACCTGTCGCAGAACCAGCGCGACGCGGTCATGCGCAAGTTCCGCGACGGCAGCATCGCTGTTCTGGTCGCGACTGATGTCGCGGCGCGCGGTCTCGACGTTTCCGGCGTCACTCACGTCATTAACTTCGACCTGCCGCAGGATCCGGAGAGCTATACGCACCGAATCGGCCGTACCGGCCGTGCCGGCAAGGAAGGCACGTCTTGGTCGTTCGTTACGTATCGCGAGATGGAACACCTGCACTTCATCGAGCGCGTCACGCGCTTCCGTATCGCGAAGAAGGCGCTGCCGACCGTAGCAGAAGCTGTTGAAGGCAAACAACGCGTCATCGCCGACCGCTTGATCGAAGCCGTGAGCGCGGAGGACGCGGATCTCGATTCCTTCAAGGGCATCGCGACCGAGCTGCTCGAGCGTCACGATTCGGTCGAATTATTGTCCGCAGCCATCAAGTTGCTGGCCGGCGACAAGAACGACGTGGCGGTTGAACTCACGCCGGAAGATCCGATTCGATCGAAGAAGCGCAAGTTTGGCGATCGCGGCGGCAGCGGCGGCGGTTACGGCGGTCAGCGTCGCAGCGGTTATGGCAGCGGCGGACAAAGCGGCGGCGGCTACAGAGGCGGCAGCAGCAGCGGCGGTGGCTATAGAGGCGGCAGCGGCGGCGGTTATGGCGGCGGCCAAGGCGGCCGCAGCAGCGGCAGCAGCAGCAGCTACGGCAATCGTAAGCCTTACAGCGGCGATTCCCGCCGCGAAGACAGCTACCGCGACGGCGGCCGTCAAGGCGGCGGACGCCGCGAAGATTCGCGCGGCAGCCGCAGCGAGGATTTCGTTAATATCTAA
- a CDS encoding YesL family protein produces MEMRGMMGGFYKISEWIMRLSVTNVLWVLTSLPVWIIAFGALRASTTDELVSVFIPMAVLMPFTWFPSTSAMFSVARKWVMGDTDVPLLKTFFRSYKQNYKQAMLGGLLYSLLFFILIVDYRVYLSKFENLGVLSILFLALMVLLFVSLFQFFSLLSHFHMKTFQLLKNAVVLTIGKPLRSLSTAIGSGVIIYISLFKFTFLIPFFMGSLIAVFAFYNFYLTIQKMQAMANKEEDPLPIEESPTRDEDMPKV; encoded by the coding sequence ATGGAAATGCGCGGCATGATGGGCGGGTTCTACAAGATTTCCGAATGGATCATGCGCCTGTCCGTTACAAATGTGCTATGGGTGCTGACCTCGCTTCCTGTTTGGATCATTGCGTTTGGCGCTTTGAGAGCGTCTACAACGGACGAGCTGGTCTCTGTTTTTATTCCAATGGCCGTACTGATGCCGTTTACTTGGTTTCCTTCGACGTCGGCTATGTTCTCGGTCGCCCGTAAATGGGTGATGGGGGATACCGATGTGCCGTTGCTCAAGACCTTTTTTCGCAGCTATAAGCAAAACTATAAGCAGGCGATGCTCGGCGGTTTGCTGTATTCGCTGCTGTTTTTCATCTTGATCGTCGATTATCGAGTTTACTTGAGCAAGTTCGAAAATCTCGGCGTGCTGTCGATTTTGTTTCTTGCGCTGATGGTACTGCTGTTCGTATCCCTGTTCCAGTTTTTCTCGCTGCTGTCGCATTTTCATATGAAGACGTTCCAACTGCTCAAAAATGCCGTCGTACTCACCATTGGCAAACCGTTGCGTTCGCTCTCCACCGCGATCGGAAGTGGTGTGATTATCTATATCAGCCTCTTCAAGTTTACGTTTTTGATTCCGTTTTTCATGGGCAGCCTTATCGCAGTGTTCGCCTTCTACAACTTCTACCTGACCATTCAAAAAATGCAGGCGATGGCGAACAAAGAAGAGGATCCGCTTCCGATCGAGGAATCGCCTACCCGTGATGAGGACATGCCCAAGGTTTAG
- a CDS encoding DUF1499 domain-containing protein has protein sequence MLKRVLVGLIRSQEHTGDKAKDPKLKSHYYRLSKDRAFEEVASVLKKMQGYKVLHEVPNIGELVLEKRTMAGRTMDITVQIVGTGFGNSAVDIYSASRGSLGDLGANYRVIQEIYGVLDKKLSNYKN, from the coding sequence TTGCTGAAGAGAGTACTCGTCGGATTAATACGCAGCCAAGAACACACTGGCGACAAGGCGAAGGATCCGAAGCTGAAATCCCATTACTACCGATTATCAAAGGACAGGGCGTTCGAGGAAGTGGCTTCCGTCCTGAAGAAAATGCAGGGTTATAAAGTGCTTCATGAGGTACCAAATATCGGAGAGCTTGTGCTTGAAAAGCGGACGATGGCCGGACGCACGATGGATATTACCGTACAGATCGTGGGTACGGGGTTCGGCAACTCTGCTGTTGATATTTACTCCGCTTCCCGTGGGTCGCTCGGCGATCTTGGCGCGAATTACCGCGTTATCCAGGAGATTTACGGCGTTCTGGACAAGAAGCTATCCAATTACAAAAATTGA
- the tpx gene encoding thiol peroxidase: MSQERNQAATFKGNPITLIGPELQAGDQAPDFQLSKSLVETVSLKDYAGKIKLISVVPSIDTGVCDAQTRRFNEEAAKLGEQVQVLTVSADLPFAQARWCGAAGIDRVVLLSDYKDNSFGKAYGVLIKEFALDMRSIFVLDASDKIIYVEVLKEMTEHPDYEAAVAAVRELL, from the coding sequence ATGAGTCAAGAACGGAATCAAGCAGCAACGTTCAAAGGCAATCCCATCACGCTGATCGGTCCCGAGCTCCAAGCCGGCGATCAAGCGCCTGACTTTCAACTGAGCAAAAGTCTCGTCGAGACGGTCTCCCTCAAGGATTACGCAGGGAAAATCAAACTGATCAGCGTCGTTCCTTCGATCGACACCGGCGTATGCGACGCCCAGACGAGAAGATTTAACGAAGAAGCGGCGAAGCTCGGCGAGCAAGTGCAAGTGCTTACCGTCAGCGCAGATCTCCCCTTCGCACAAGCCCGCTGGTGCGGCGCCGCAGGCATCGATCGCGTCGTCCTGCTGTCGGATTACAAGGACAACAGCTTCGGGAAAGCCTATGGCGTCCTGATTAAGGAATTCGCCCTCGACATGCGTTCGATCTTCGTGCTGGACGCCAGCGACAAAATCATCTATGTCGAAGTGCTTAAAGAAATGACCGAGCACCCGGACTACGAAGCAGCCGTGGCCGCCGTTCGCGAACTGCTCTAA